A segment of the Calditerricola satsumensis genome:
TTGGGTCAAGGAGCAGCTGCGAGACGTCTACCGCGCCTCCAATCGAGACGAAGCCGCAGCCATCTTGGACCGCGTGATCTTTGAGACCCAGTCGGCAAGCGATGCCGCGCTCATGCAGTGGGGACGCACGCTCCGCCGCTGGCGCGAGGCGATTCTGGCCTACCA
Coding sequences within it:
- a CDS encoding transposase, producing WVKEQLRDVYRASNRDEAAAILDRVIFETQSASDAALMQWGRTLRRWREAILAYHTWRVSNGYTEGVHTKIKLLKRISYGFRNREIYVRKMLLAFMPLAWLTSHPQLLT